The Alosa alosa isolate M-15738 ecotype Scorff River chromosome 3, AALO_Geno_1.1, whole genome shotgun sequence nucleotide sequence GGTCTTCAGGACACTACGCATGGCATTCCCAAAGAGCCCTCCGGCTAATGCACGGTTGCGCTGGAGAGGCCGTTTTGATGGCTGCCTTGAAGCACCTGCTGATCCTAGAGCATCCACCTCCACCTTGGCGGTCTTTCCCTGAGCAGCAGTAAGGTCATTGGTCTCCTCCTTTCGTTTGGTTCCTTTTCCGAAGTTGCCAAATGTGCTTTCTCCCGAGTGTCCCTCATTCCCACGGCTCATCTCGGAGTTCGCAGTGTCCTCAGGCTTCACCTTAGGGTCTCCAAAAGCCGACTGTCTGGCTCCGGCCGCGCCGAAGGAAAACTTTTCCAACTCCCCCTGTCCCTGGAGCACTGTGGCAGAGAAGGTGAAGGAGGACGGGCTGCTCGGCACGGCTGTAGGCTGGGTCACACTGGTGCTGCTGCTTGATGGAACAGCAGGCTGAGAGAAGGTGAACTGCAGGCCGGTCACAGAGCTGGTGCTGGCCGGGAGGGTCTCCCTCTGAGGGGCCCCTGCAGCTGGGCCAGAGATGGATGGCGCTGCGGCTGGCTGGGAAAAACTGAAGCCCAGCCCTCCTGTCTGGAGACTCTGGGCTGCTGGAAGAGAGAATCCAGTGTTTGCTGGTCCACTGCTGTCCATGCTGGTTGGAGCTGACTTGGATGTCCCGAAGGGTTCAGATGAAGTTTGAGAGTTAGTGGGCTCTGGGCTTGCACTGAAGATGGGCTTAAAGACAGCCTCATTGGATGGTTTGAAGCTGAATTCAGATATGCCAAAGCCACTTTTTGGGGCCACATTCGGGACATTTTGGACATTTAAGGAGGTAGTTGAGGAGGATGTTTCTGTGGGTTGTGAGAAGGCAGACTGCGTGCCAAAGCTCATGGGCTGAGCTCCACCAGAGCCTCCAGAGGAGACTGACGCTCCCTGTGGCTGTGAGATCCCCGGTTGGAGGCCAAATCCAGGTGTCTGCTGACCAAATCCGCTTGTTTGCCCAAACGCAGGGGTCTGTCCAAATGCAGAGGTCTGTCCAAACATTAACCCCTGAGTCTGTCCAGTTGACTGTGGAAAAGGTGGAGTGCCAAACCCTGTGGTGGCTTGTCCCAGAGAAGACTGTCCAAAGGCTGGAGTCTGTCCAGTGCTTTGAACAAGACCTCCACTTTGACCAAATGAAGGAGTCTGACCAAATGCTGAGGACTGTCCAAACACAGAGGTCTGTCCGGTGGTCTGGCTGTAGCCTGGTGGCTGATTAAATGCGGATGATTGACCAAATGTTGATGTCTGTCCAAAGCTTACGTTCTGTGGGGCGTTAAGTGTGTTTTGCTGTGCAAATGACTGAAAAATACTCCCGCTACGGTTCGCATTATTTGGGGCCTGAAAGGCACCCTGTTGACTGCCAAAAAAATTGGATGGATTCATTGTCAGAGAAGGAAAAGGGCAAACTTTCTTCTCTTGTTTTGCTCTAGTGCAGCAAAAACACCAGGAGTGAGAAACACCTCGGCTTCAGGCACAGATATTAAACTTCAACTGACAGATGTACCAAAAGAACCTGCAACATTAGAAACAACAGGCAAAAAGGCAGCGCGCTCAATAGCAAAACATTATTCAAATCATCTAAACTTGCGAACATCTAAACAATTCATTTAAGATCGTATAGCCAGAATAGTAAGTCGACTTAAGAGCAAGTCAAACTCTCGCCATGTTGAAGTTATCGTAACATATAGCTGTTATCGTTAGCATGCAACTGATCTTAAGAATCAACAGTAGCGTTGCTGAATGTTTATACAATTTATAGTTACACCAAATATAGTTAAACTTCATGGGCGAATACATATTATATTTAAAACCCCTTCTTGGAATTTTTACTCACCCATTTCGAGATTTCTTTCCAAATGCTCCAGAGAATGTACACGGACTCCGCCGACTCAGTCAGATGAAAACAGGACTGTGGTATTTCCGGTTCCTGTCCGTCCTGTTTTGAATCACGAAGAAAACACCGGTCAAGGTCCGCTTGTGCTGTAGCTATAGGCGAacagtgtagtgtatgtgtcaTCTAAGGACATACACTTAATTGGATACTAGAGTTCGCTGGCATATGGCCATCAAGGCACTGTTTTGAGACTGCATATTCTGTGTGACATTTAGTGAAAATGCGACCCTCATTTGATAGTAGCGATCACATTAGCTTGCAAGATAGCTAACACTTTGGTAGCAGTGACGTTAGCTAGCGAAGTCTGTTAAAATCGTTTATGATGGACATGTTTTTTTAGAAACTCTAATGCGCCCGACGATTTAGTGGATAACTTAACTGAAAGTTATAATTTGTTCGAAGAGTTATATATTGTGAGGTGTTTGGTTTAACGTGCATGCAACGCTAGACTTAACGTTCATGGTAATTTTTCTGCCATGGGTGTAGTTATTCGCAATCTCCAGCACGTGGTGCCTGTGCGGCGCGCGAGACTACGCAAAGATGTCGATACGTTGAGGCATATTTTAGGCATTCAGAAATTTGACGTGGGTTTAATATGTGTTGACAACTGTAAGATCCAACGGATAAACAGCATCTACAGAAAAAATAATACACCAACTGATGTATTATCTTTCCCCTTCTACGAGGTAAGAagttattttacattttaaaaaatagaaatggCAGGCTTGGTAACCCTCATCAATGAACTGGACGACTTAATATTTGTCATATTTGAAGGACCTGAGACCCGGTAAACTCCCGTGTGGATTGCAAAGAGACGAACACAACCTCGGTGACATATTCCTTGGAGTGGAGTATGTGATGCAACAGTGTAAAGGGAAATCTCAAGACTTTCACAGCGCATTGACAGTGAGCATAAAATAAAGGCAAAGTCGTAAATAGTTAGATATTAAAGTTAAGATTGGCGTACTCTTTCAAACCTCTAATATTCTTCTGTGCAGGTGGTCACAGCTCATGGGATTTGTCATTTACTTGGATACAGACATGACACAGACGAAGAATGGAAAGAGGTATTCGTTTATGCACTTTGTTGTGTACTTACGCCAGAAGAGCATCGCTTGTCGTTACATATCTTCTCGTTTTTTTAATAGATGTTTCAGAGAGAAAGCTACATTTTGGCAGAATTCAACAGACTGACTGGCAGCCGACTGGAACCACTTTCAAACAAATGTTCTCAAGACAGATAATTATATTATTGCCTGGGAGACTAACGTGACAGATGAACCACACTGTCCCACCTCTGATATTGTGAAGTGACCTAGTGCCCTATTCAACATTATACCTCAAGGTCATGCTGATGACCTTTTACCTTATCTTTACAGTGTGATAAGGGTTTTGCCAAGCAGCTATACTCGATAATTAAACACAAGAGATGTCTTTTCTCATGTTTTATTTAAATGCGCTTCAGGAGGCTAAAAGCTGAATGTTGGGCAATTTTACAGagcatatatgtatgtgtatatatcatTGTTACTGTACACTTATGCATTCACACCGTTCATTCAATACACTCTTGTAGCCAAAGAGcttattttaaaagaaaatgtaaaaGCAGACTATAAAGATATTACTGGCCCTTGGTTTGAACATTAAACAGAACACACAAGTAATTTCTACACCagtttgatttctttttttaactaAAAAGTGTGGTTGGTTAAAGGACAAATGAACTACTGGTATTTTCAGTAGAAGCTACAGGCATGagtgatttttttcatatataaaagACAGGCTAAATTTAGCTCATAAAATAAAACTTATAAAACAAGTCACAGGTAAAGCTGTAAAGATAAACCAGAAATCACCCATCCATCGTTATAGGACAAACAGACGCCAGTAGGCCAAATAAATATTGCACCATATTTATCTGCATATAGAAGTAAAGACATAGTTCACACTGTCCATCTCCCTTCTCAGAACAGATACAAGAATAGATTTTTATTAAAGAGAATTACATAGAAAGCTCAAAGGCGAAGAGGTTGTTGATGGCCATAAGAAGGACCAATATTTCTAAAATTGAACACTTCCAATGAGGTTCTTGATGCATGACTTAATGCATTGCTGTACCAAAGAACTACTTTTAACAAGCATTGTTTGGAGATAAGCTTGgggaatatatatatttatatattcttTTTACCATTTTAAACCCAGAAATGTGTACAAAGCATCAACATTTATCTATTATGATTCAGAAATAACAGTGTGCCTCTAACATGACAAGAGGACACAGGATTATGACCAGTATTAGATTTACAag carries:
- the ybey gene encoding endoribonuclease YbeY translates to MGVVIRNLQHVVPVRRARLRKDVDTLRHILGIQKFDVGLICVDNCKIQRINSIYRKNNTPTDVLSFPFYEDLRPGKLPCGLQRDEHNLGDIFLGVEYVMQQCKGKSQDFHSALTVVTAHGICHLLGYRHDTDEEWKEMFQRESYILAEFNRLTGSRLEPLSNKCSQDR